From Alloacidobacterium dinghuense:
CCATCGCGCCATCGTCAGCACCATGGAGCGCATGGTTTCCTACCTGATCGAGTTGTATGCCGGAGCCTTCCCGCTCTGGCTCGCCCCCGTACAGATCGGGCTCGTCCCCATCAGCGAGCGCCATCTCGAATACGCGAAAAAAGTACAGCAGCAGCTACAAATGGCCGGCATGCGTGTCGAGCTCGACAGCCGCAACGAGAAAATGAACGCAAAAATCCGCGACTTCACCATGCAGAAGGTCCCGTACGTATTAATCATGGGCGACAAGGAAGCCGAAGCCAACGCCATCAGCGTGCGCACTCGCGGAAAGGGCGATCAAGGCTCGCAGCCCCTCGATGAGTTCATCGTAAAAAGCAAGAAGCTGGTAGAAGAGAAGTCAGCCCAACTGTAAGCTTCGGAAGCCACGAACCAAATATAGCCGTCATTCTGACGACCAACGGGAGGAAGAATCCGAACGATGTCGGCTGAAACAAAAATCGTTAATGCCATTAAAGTATCGTCATCCTAAGCGGAGCGAAGTCGAAGGACCTGCTTTTCGCAAACGGACTGCACGAAAACGGGTGCCCCATCCTGACGAAGTCAGGGTGGGAAAGCAAGAGCCCCAACCTACGAGGGAACCCGGCCATGAAATATCCATACACCGCCATCCCCGACAGCGCGATCCCGCAGGCCATCAACCCGCTCTACCAGCACCTCCTCGACACCTACGTCAGCGAAACCAACAAAGTCGTCTCCACCTGGCGCATCTTCTCTGACGCCGACCTCGGCTATAAGCCACACCCCAAATCCACTGATGTAGGCGGCATCCTCAAGCATCAGCTCCTCTCCGAGCGTCGCTTCTTCGGCGAATTCCTCGTCACGCCCGAGCCGCCGCCCGACCAGGTACTACCCGCCACCCTGGCCATCGAAACCGCCTGCACTCGCCTCGTCGAACTCGCCTTAAAACGCCTAACCTTCTTCGCTCAGCAGGACACACCCTGGTGGATGGAAGTCGTTCCCTTCTTCGACGTAAAGCGGCAGCGTATCTGGGTCTTCTGGCGGCGCGTCCTCCACACCGCTCACCACCGCACCCAGCTCACCCTCTATCTGCGCCTGCTGGGAAAGGCGGTCCCTTCCACTTACGGACCGACAGCCGACGTCTCCTGGGAAGGGGCTGACCCTACCTACACAGTCGAAGCAGCTGGAAGAAAATAATCTGTCAAGAGGCGATTCGGCCCCCTCTGCCTCAAATAGCTCATTCCATTGAATATTCGTGACAACAAGGATTGGCATAATTCTAACCGGAATCAGCTATCCTTGTAATAGAGAGAAGAATCCCACTTCTTGTTTTGCTGGCGAGCATCCACGAAATGTGCAGACCATATTCAATAGCGAGTTCGAGACGCTGTGTCATAAATTCCTTGTTTTCAATAATTTGGTAAGTGATTGAAAACAGGGAATTTCCTCATAGGCCAAGCCGTAAGTGGATGAAAATAAGGAATTTAATAAAATTATGGGGAGGGAGCACCCATAAAGAAAGGAAGGCGGAAGCTCTTAGAGTTTCCGCCTGATCGTTCCAGCCGGTCAACGCGCGTGAGGATGATCTTCGTGCTGCGGCTCCTGCGGCTTACCTTCCGGATGCTGTGCGGCCGGACGTTCTTCCTGGGGTCGGGCCTCGGGACGGGGTGCCGGCCGGGCCTCCTGCTGCGGACGTGGTTGCTCTCGTTGGACCGCGGGCCGCTGCTCCGGCTGTGGCTTCGGCTGTTCCCTCTGAACTTCCGGCTGTGGCTTCTGTTGCTCATGCTGGACAGGCTGCGGCCGGACCTCTCGAGGCTGCTCCGTCCGAACCGTGTTCTCCGGATGGGCCTGCGGGCGGATCAGGTTTGGCGATTGCTGCGGTTGCGGTCGTGTTTCCGTAACCGCTGGCCTTGCCTCGTTTGGTCTTGCCTCAGTGGGTCTTGCCTCAGTGGGCCTTGCTTCGTTGGGCCTTGCCTCAGTGGGTCGCGCCTCAGTAGGCCTCACTTCGTTGGGTCTTGCCTCAGTGGATCGCGCCTCAGTGGGCCTCACTTCGTTGGGCGTTGGTCGTGCCTCGGGTCGCGGTTGGGCTCCAGGGTGGTTCATCGCCGTGCGCTGCACCAACCCGGGGTTCGCAACTCCTCGCACCGGAGGCTGCGCCGCAGGCTCGCGGAACGGAGTTGCCAGGGGCCGATTCACAGCCACGTTTTGCGGACGTCCATGATTCACATTGAAGAATTGCGACCGGTCCTGCGACGCCTGGCGCGCATGCATCGTCTGCGCCGTCAGCGGCGGCATATGCCGTTCGCGCGACGCCTCCAGCTCACCCTGAGTGGGTCGCGACTCGATGCCGCCGTGTCCGCCGTTATAGCTCACCCGTGTGTTGTTGTAGTTGTTGATGGTCACGTTGTTGATCACGACGTTATGGACATACACGTTCCTGACCACCGTCGTATTCACATTCGTGATCGTCCGGTTGTAGTAGAAGTTGTTGTGGTTCCAGTAGCCGCCGTAATACCCGTTGCCCACATAGCCATGGCCGTAATTAATCCCGCCATAATATCCAATGTGCGGCCCCCAGTAGCCGTGATTCCATCGGTATTGATTGCCGAACCATCCCCAGTAGCCCGGCGTCCACAGCGAGCCCACATAGGGCGCAATCACCCAAACGCCCGGAACCCAGTAGTAGCCCACGGGCTGGTATCCCCAATAACCAGGCGTCCAGATGTAGTTCGGTCCAGGGCACGCCGGCTGCTCGTAAACCGGTAGCGGAGGCGGAGGTTGCGGCGCGTACACAGGCTGCGCTACAGCAGCAGTGTCGTAATAGCTGCTCTGATCTGAACTAACCTCGGTCGCAGGAACAGTGTTGTCTTCCGGATACTCGGTCGTCGATTGATCCGGCGGCGGTGGCGGCACATTGTCACTGCTGGCCGATGACGCCTGCGAAGCAGGAGCCGGGTTAGACGCAGGGCTGGGTGCAGCCGAAGTCGTAGCACTCTCATTGGCAGCAGCCGACTGGTCCCCCGGCGCCATATTCGCGCTAGCCGGATCATAATTCGGATCCTGCTGGCTCTGATCTCCCTGTGCCGACGTATTGTCGGCATTATCGGATTGCTTCTTGCATCCGATCGCACCATACATGAGGGCCAGCCCAACAAGCGCGACCGCCCCAAATTCTCTCGAAATGCGCATTATGATTCTCCGAAGAGCTTAGATGCGCTTTGCAAGAAAAAGTCGTGGTGCGAGGCTAAATCCGAAGTTACCTGTGTCCAACTGTCTTCAGCACCAATTTCAATGAGATGCGAGTATGGACTCAGCTGTGGATCAACGTTATCGCGCTGAGGTTCCTTGAGTCGTCAACTCAAAGCTATCTTTCGATTTCATCGACTCATCGGTCAAACCTGTGGTGGCTCTATCGATTAGTTTCGTAGTACTGAAGCCTTCAACCGTCGGCACAATCTTCACTCGGCCGCCCCACGAGCGAACCTCTTCCGCTCCGACGACGGCTTCTTCGCGGTAATCGCCGCCCTTCACAATTACATCTGGGCGGATCGCGTCGATAAGGCGTAAAGGCGTCGGATCATCGAATGCAATTACCGCATCAACCACTGCAAAGGCGGCAAGAATGCGAGCGCGTTCCTGTTCTCCCACGATTGGCCTGGATGATCCCTTGAGACCTCTCACAGAGGCGTCACTATTAATCGCTACGATCAACCGATCTCCCTCGCGGCGAGCCTCCTCCAGCAGGGCGACGTGCCCGATATGCAGCAAATCGAAACAGCCATTCGTGAAGACAACTGTTTCACGAGCGGAACGCCATGCCGACACATGTATCTTTAACTGATCTAGCGTCAAAACCTTTTCCATTGCTCGCAACTCGATTTCCGGCTTCAGAGCTGCTAGCAATTCATCTCTGTTAACCGGCACCGTTCCTACTTTGCCGATGACAATTCCTGCAGCAATGTTGGCAACTTGAGCAGCGGTTTCCATTTCTAATCCGTTGGCAGTCGCTAAGGCCAACGTCGCGATTACTGTATCTCCTGCGCCAGAAACATCAAAAACCTGGCGTGCAACGGCAGGCGCGACAAATTTCGATTGTTGTCGCAGAACGGCGATACCTTTCTCGCTGAGCGTTGGCACTAAGCAATCCAGATCCAACTGCCCTACCAAATTCTGCCCTGCCTGAAGAAGTGCCTCCACATCATCGGAAGAGATTCCAACTGCGACCGATAACTCAGTCAGATTTGGGCAAATGGTGGTTGCGCCATGATATCTCGCAAAGCTAGGCCGTTTAGGATCAACTAGTACCGGAATGCCTTGCCGACGCGCTGCCAGAATCACCCACTGACAGACCTCTTCTGTAAGGACTCCCTTCCCGTAATCTGAAAGTATCACTGCATCTGCTGAAGTTATCGCACATTCAATTTGTTTGACTAGTGCAGCGTATGCGTCACCGGGATAGGCCTCGCACCGCTCGGTATCCAAGCGCAATAACTGCTGTTGTCCGCACAATATCCTGAGCTTGCTAGTCGTGGGACGATTCATGACCGAAGTCATTTCCGCTTGAATTCCAGCGTCACGCAAGTGCTTCTCCAGCAAGACACCTTCGGAATCGTTGCCACAGAACCCCAAAACGGCTACTTTCGCCCCGAGACCCACTATGTTCATGGCCACATTTGCTGCGCCACCGGGACGGTCGGTGCTGAGTGTAGCATGTACTATGGGCACCGGCGCTTCAGGCGAGATTCGCTTGACATCTCCCCAAATATAGCGGTCTAGCATTAGATCGCCGACCACCAATACTTGCGTTTTGCGCCAGTTATCCTCGATTAATTGAATAACCTCGTGGAGGTTCTGAATCATTGCGTCACCGCTTCATTATCCAAGATTTGACGTTCGCAGACAGCTAACTCGAGCCAGTCGCATAGGATATGCCCACACAGAATGTGGGCCTCTTGGATGCGTGCTGTATCTTTCGAGGGGATGCGGAGTGTGGCATGAGCAATGGTAGAAATAGCGCCTCCACCGTCTCCCGTAAAACCCACCGTGAATACTCCCAACTTACGAGCGGCCTGCAGGGCCGCACACACATTTGTGCTGTTTCCCGAGGTTGAAATGCCAACGACGACATCACCAGTTACACACAATGCTTCGACCTGGCGCCGGAAAATCTCATCAAACCCGTAATCGTTTCCAACTGCTGTAAGAATGGAAGTATCCGTCGTTAGCGCGATTGAGGGCAAAGCACGCCGACTACGCCGAAATCGTCCAACAAGTTCCGCCGCAAGGTGTTGGCAATCAGCAGCACTGCCGCCATTTCCACACCACAGTACCTTCCCGCCCTTGCAAAGGGACCGTGTCATCTCGGCAGCAATCTGCTCCAATATAAGCTTCTGAGATCTCAACCCGTTAATCACGGCTAGGTGCTCATCAATCACCGAGTCGAATTGTAAGGATAGAGTGAAATTGAGGGATGCACGCATCGGCTCTCCTTTTGAGGGTTGCGGGTGGAGCTAACGAAAGCGGAATTTGCTTCCGTACTTTATTATCATATTCGTTACTACTCATGCTTCCACCATACGAACATGCTATTCCCTGACATCAAGTACGTCTTTCTCGATCGAGACGGAGTGATAAACCGCAAAGCCCCTGAGGGTGAATATGTTGCCAATTGGCGTGACTTCCAGTTTCTTCCTGGCGTTGAGGCTGCCATCGCCTCTCTAAATCAATCCGGACGATGTGTCATTGTGGTCACCAATCAGCGCGGCATATCGCTTGGATTGTATGACAATGCCGAGGTGGAGACTATTCACGAGCAATTGCAGAAGCACCTGAATGCCAAGCACGCCCATATTGATGCCTTCTACTATTGCCCACATGACAAAGACCAATGCAACTGTAGAAAGCCGAAAACAGGACTATTTGAGCGGGCGTTTCGAGATTTCCCCGAGGCCTCAAGAGCCAACAGCCTCGTCATAGGTGATTCGATTTCCGATATTGAAGCCGCACATCGTCTTGGGCTTCCATCCATCTTTATTCAAAACGATCTGAAGATTCAGAAAACGGGGGCGACTGAAGCCATCGTACTTGCAAGTGCTGTGTCCAGCTCTCTGTTCGAGGCAGTTGCCCAGTATCTTCGTTGAAGTAATGAAAGCCATACGGGACTAGCCTAAATGCTGTCCAACCAAATTGTTCATCGCAAGCGCGGTGGCTACGGCACCCGAATCATTAGTAAAACGCCTAACTCTTGCGTAACCATTTTGGATCAGAATTGCTCTTAACCCAATATCCGTCACCACAGCATAAATCGCTTTAGCCATGTCCGAAATTTCTACCGGATTGAAGTAGAGCGCCGCGTCCCCTGCAACCTCGGGCAATGACGAAGCATTAGAACAGGCTATAGGGCAACCGTGTAGCATAGCTTCAACTAAGGGAAAGCCGAAGCCCTCATATAACGACGGGAAAATCAGTGCATCAGCCCCCCTATAATACATCCTCAGCTCCTGCTCAGAAACCTGCCCGACAAAGAGTACTCGACCATGTAACTGCACATCAGAAAAGTCGATTTCAGTGTCGAAGTTCAGGAACCCATCTCTCTTCCCCACAAGAACCAGGTGGTGGGGAATTCTATGCATGACCTGCCGAAATGCGCCTATGAGGCCGACAAGGTTTTTATTTTTCTTCTGATTTCCAACAAAAAGAAGATACGGTTTAGGAGTATGTGCCTCCTTGACATCACTCGCTCTCGCCCAGTTGTCGGCTATTGGAGGATATGTAACCAGAATGCGATCTGGGGTGACATTAAGGAACCTCTCAACCTCTTTCGCGGTAAACTGCGAAACGCATAGAAGGACGTCTGCGCGATTTGCAACGGCAGTCAAAAGCCGTCGAGAATACCAACGCTGCACGTGAGTTCGCAGTGTCTCCGGAAGGGCCAAATGGCATAAATCATGAAGAGTAACCACCAGTTTTCCTCGATAAAACAGCGGGATGTTGTACTGGGGAACCCATAGTGCTTCCGCTTCCCGATAGATACTAGTTGCACTTGGAAGTTGCTCGGCAGCGCCAAATATCGGGTATTCGAATGTGCGTACATCCACACGGCTGTCTTTGGCCCACGCTTCCGCCCCAAGATCTGTCCCGCGACCCAACGCGATGATCCTCTTGGCATTGAGGCGGGGGACAAGCGCTGGTAAGAGACCCTGAAGGTATCTTCCAATTCCTGACATTCTGTACATCCGCAAGTCAATGGCTATACTTGACACTTCTCTCATGCTCCGAATACCTTAGGCGACTACCTTTCCGATAAATCCTTGCCGACTCCTTCAAAGTGAATTTATCGTCTGAATATATGCGGATAAGACTCTTTCCCAGGAAAATGATCTGGCGAGATCTTGCCCCGAGATCCGAACTCGATCATAAGAAGAATAGTTATCCAATGCATCCACTAAAACACGGTATAAGTCGCTTGCGGTTCTCGCCATCAGACACTTACCTTCAAGAAGCGCTGCTTCAGTGAATGACCAGGTGGTGAGAAGCAAGGCACCATTTCCCATCGCTGCCAACGCGGAGCCGCGACGTAAACTCATTCCATCAGGAAAGGGCAATAGCGCTACACGTGCTCGTGCCAACAAAGTTGAGACCTCGTCTGCGGGTCTATCAAGCACGACCTCAATTCCAAGGGCTTTGAATCGCTCTATGATGCCGGTTGCATACTCTTCGCTTCCGGGCATTATCTGCCCGATAACCTGTACCCTTAGCAGATCCCGACGGTCGCGAAGTTGCTCAATCACATTCCCAAACTCCTCCAAACCCTTGGTTCGACATATGTGTCCAAAATACACGACGTCGATATCACGTTTGGTTGCACCCTGCATAGGTATGTTGCTTGCGATGTTGACGGTGCTAGACTTCCTCCTTACCCATGGAGCGACCCTGCACGCTAACTCGCGCTCATAATCTGTGGTAAATATGATCCAATCCGCAAACAAAAAGAAGAGAAGCATCGCTGCCTTGCCCTTAATACTTGCCTGGGAAAACTCATGTAGCGTTACAACCTTCTTAGCTCGGCCAGTGAATAGCCCGAGGATGTGGGGGACGATACTAGCCCCATAACCTCGTGTCGGATATTGTACGTTAATGATTTCAGCATTCATTTCCCTGATCTGATGCGCATATTGCAGCAACATACGCCATGACCAGTTTTCCCTGTAAAATACGCGGACCGTAGTTAATTGTTCTTTTAGCGCATCGACTAGCGCGTTAGTGTAGTCACCTACCCCACATATATCCGGCGGAAAGGAACCAGTGACAATTACGACAGACTTCATTCTGGTCCCCCGTTTGCGATCCCCGGCAGATAATTCGACGGTCTTGCTGACTTCTCCCTGAGACCGATCGCCGCTATCGACAAGCCTAAAATTAGAGTAAACGTGCCTCCACCTGGAAGGCCGCTGACTAGGTAAGCCATCATCGTAGCGCAGAGGGACAAGAACATGATGCCGGCCATCACTGCAACCTTGCGAGAAACGACTGCAGCAGAATTAACTTGGTTCACTAACCTTCTTGCAGTGAAACCTATCAACCCGACAAAAGACCCAAATCCCAGCAGTCCGCAACTTGCTAGCAATCCTATGATCGTGTCGTGGGTCGGGGTACTACCCCACCCCACTCCCAACATCGGATATTGCAGGAAATATCCTAGGTCGATATATATGATTGCCCATCTTTCTAATGCGGAATAAGATCCCGCTTTGTCCAGTACTGTCCACGCAAGAATATCTCTTACCTGAGGTACAGCCGCATATGCGGCAGCCATCAACACTACCAGCGCGACACCTAAGAAGAGCAGTCGCGTTCTGGCTTTGCGCAGTCCTGGCCAGGAAAAGGGAAATAGAAAGCAAAGGGATAGAAAACCCAAATATCCAGTAGACGACGTAGTGAGGATCAGGACAATGATTAGGAGGGCCGCAACAACGCGATCTAAGTACTTACCAAAGATATAGGCCTTAGCAAAAGTCGACATCACCAAAAACGGAATCATCCCAATCAATGTCGTAGCTAATGAGCTTGGTTCCAGAGCCACCGAAGACACTCTCCTGATGTCCAGGGTGTCCACAACCGCCTCGTATCCTAGGGCATTTGGAGAGGCGCTATTGTTAAATAGCATATATGGATATGGAATGTGGACGAGATACAAAATGAGTTGGAGCAATCCCCATAGCGACACGAATACACCCGACGTTAGGTATATTCGTGCTGTCTTAGTAAATTCACTCGGAGACAAATTCCTCTTTGCTATGAATATCGTCAGGAAAAAGGTATAAATCAAACCAAAGAATATTCTGACTCTTCCAGCGTCAAATACTAGAGGTTCTAGTGTCGCGTCCAAAGTACCTCTCGATGGAACCTCCACACTTCCATCAATCCAGATGGGCATCAGAAGCGACACACCACTCACGAGAAGAAATAACAAGTAAAGGAGGGTAGGGGTCTGTATTGATTTCTCAAGCCTGATCTTCGAACGCCATACTATTACCCCGCATTCACGAAGGAGTAGCAGAAAACCTAGGAACATATAGGGCTGAATTCCGGCCCCTGTATCGCCGGATCCTATATTTAAAATGGATGTCGCTGAGAAGGGGATAAAGAATATTGTGAGGGCATAGAGCCCTTCAGGGTAGAAAATTGAAAACACGGCTCCAAAAGAAATTAAGATCCATCCGATTGGAGTTATTTCCACTAGACTTATCCCGAAAAATTAATACTCTACTAAAACATTTGGATTTAAGGTTGTCCCATCAGCCGATGACCTGTATCGGCTATCGAGCGAGCATCTTCCATCCATCTCTTGCTGCGGTCACACGAAGATTCCATCTCGAGAATTTTATATGACGCACTGCAAAGGCCACTGTCGACTGAAGCTGCGCTTGCCAATACCACAGCAGCGCCAGGAAAAAGGGGAGGTGTTTGCGAACGAAATATATACGATTACGAGTTGAATAATGGACCATAAAGTCTGACATATTACCCGTTAAATAACTTACCTTATGCCAAAGCTTAGCTTCAGGCACATACCACAGCGAAACGCTATTTTTCAGACAGCGGTATAAGAAATCAACGTCATCCGAGTAAACGAAGTAACGACTATCCATAAGCCCTACTCGGTGAAACACCGTCGCTTTCGCCATCAAACAACAGGTCGGTGTATATGTTACACGTCGCGGCGTATTAAACTGACCGACATCTGTTTCTCCCTCTCCGTTGTGACTAATATTGTATCCACGGAACGGCAAGAATCGCCCACCAGCACACCAAATGCGTTTTGGCGAATCGTGGTGGTACATCTTACTCGTAGTCATGTCACACTGATGGCGATCTAACGCCGAATATAATCTTTCGATAAAGTTGGATTGAAAAATGGTATCGTTATTTAGTAAGAGAACGCACTCACATCCATCCGAGATGGCAGCGCGAATGCCTTGGTTGTTGCCTTCTGCGACACCAAGATTCTCTTGATTGGCAATGACAACGGAGGGCAAATCCTCCCGTTGACGTACCATCATCAATGTTTCGTCCCTGGAATTATTATCCACAAGATAGAGAACGAAGTTTCTATGTGTTTGATTGCCCAATGACTCGAAAAATTCCCGTAGGACTGGTGCACTGTTATAGGTAACAGTCACAACACCGATCTTGCCTTTCACAGTCAACGCGGATTCAACCACGCAACAACCCCCGGTTCCGCATCTCCTCAAGAGAATCCTCATAACCCTCGGCGGAGACGGGCGCTCTCTCAGCCCAAGACAGAAATCTCTCAATGCCTTGGCCAAACTCCCAGGTGGGCCGATAGCCTAATAACTCATGAGCACGAGCCACTTGCCCAAAGCCGTGACGAACGTCACCTTCACGAAATGCACCCGTCACCTGCACGGTCGATCGGCTCCCAAAATAGGCACTGACCCTATTGGCCACCTCCAAAACTGAAATATGTCCATCCGAACCAATATTCAGAGAATGACATCCTGTTACCGGCGCGAGTAGTGCGGTGGCCGTTGCGGCTACTACATCATCAATATAAACAAAATCTCTACTCTCCTTACCATCCTCGAATATGCGAATCGGCTGACCAAGGCGAGCCAGATTTGAGAAGATGGCGAGAATGCCAGTGTAGGGATTCTGTAGTGACTGTCCCGGTCCGTAGACATTTTGATATCGCAACGCAATCGATGAAATCCCCCTAACCTGACCGAAAAGCAGCACGATTTGCTCTTGTGTCAACTTAGTCAGGCCATAAAAAGATGACGGCTGTAGGGGTGCATCTTCCGGAGTGGCTATGGCGGCGCAAGTCTCGTGGCAAATGGGACACAAGGGGTCAAAATAGCCCGCTTGCTTATCGACTGAGGAACGTGATTGAGGGTATACAATTCCGTCCGTTACGCACCGATATGCTCCTTCGCCATAGATGGCACGAGACGATGCAACAATAATCTTTTCGATGTGTAGCTTTGAATTCTTCGTTATCTCCTCAAAGAGCTGTGAGGTACCTACCAGGTTGGCACGCGCGTAACGCCCGATTTCGTACATCGATTGGCCAGTACCCGTCTCGGCGGCCAGATGAAC
This genomic window contains:
- a CDS encoding DinB family protein; the encoded protein is MKYPYTAIPDSAIPQAINPLYQHLLDTYVSETNKVVSTWRIFSDADLGYKPHPKSTDVGGILKHQLLSERRFFGEFLVTPEPPPDQVLPATLAIETACTRLVELALKRLTFFAQQDTPWWMEVVPFFDVKRQRIWVFWRRVLHTAHHRTQLTLYLRLLGKAVPSTYGPTADVSWEGADPTYTVEAAGRK
- the hldE gene encoding bifunctional D-glycero-beta-D-manno-heptose-7-phosphate kinase/D-glycero-beta-D-manno-heptose 1-phosphate adenylyltransferase HldE; the protein is MIQNLHEVIQLIEDNWRKTQVLVVGDLMLDRYIWGDVKRISPEAPVPIVHATLSTDRPGGAANVAMNIVGLGAKVAVLGFCGNDSEGVLLEKHLRDAGIQAEMTSVMNRPTTSKLRILCGQQQLLRLDTERCEAYPGDAYAALVKQIECAITSADAVILSDYGKGVLTEEVCQWVILAARRQGIPVLVDPKRPSFARYHGATTICPNLTELSVAVGISSDDVEALLQAGQNLVGQLDLDCLVPTLSEKGIAVLRQQSKFVAPAVARQVFDVSGAGDTVIATLALATANGLEMETAAQVANIAAGIVIGKVGTVPVNRDELLAALKPEIELRAMEKVLTLDQLKIHVSAWRSARETVVFTNGCFDLLHIGHVALLEEARREGDRLIVAINSDASVRGLKGSSRPIVGEQERARILAAFAVVDAVIAFDDPTPLRLIDAIRPDVIVKGGDYREEAVVGAEEVRSWGGRVKIVPTVEGFSTTKLIDRATTGLTDESMKSKDSFELTTQGTSAR
- a CDS encoding D-sedoheptulose-7-phosphate isomerase, which encodes MRASLNFTLSLQFDSVIDEHLAVINGLRSQKLILEQIAAEMTRSLCKGGKVLWCGNGGSAADCQHLAAELVGRFRRSRRALPSIALTTDTSILTAVGNDYGFDEIFRRQVEALCVTGDVVVGISTSGNSTNVCAALQAARKLGVFTVGFTGDGGGAISTIAHATLRIPSKDTARIQEAHILCGHILCDWLELAVCERQILDNEAVTQ
- a CDS encoding D-glycero-alpha-D-manno-heptose-1,7-bisphosphate 7-phosphatase: MELTKAEFASVLYYHIRYYSCFHHTNMLFPDIKYVFLDRDGVINRKAPEGEYVANWRDFQFLPGVEAAIASLNQSGRCVIVVTNQRGISLGLYDNAEVETIHEQLQKHLNAKHAHIDAFYYCPHDKDQCNCRKPKTGLFERAFRDFPEASRANSLVIGDSISDIEAAHRLGLPSIFIQNDLKIQKTGATEAIVLASAVSSSLFEAVAQYLR
- a CDS encoding glycosyltransferase family 4 protein, encoding MSGIGRYLQGLLPALVPRLNAKRIIALGRGTDLGAEAWAKDSRVDVRTFEYPIFGAAEQLPSATSIYREAEALWVPQYNIPLFYRGKLVVTLHDLCHLALPETLRTHVQRWYSRRLLTAVANRADVLLCVSQFTAKEVERFLNVTPDRILVTYPPIADNWARASDVKEAHTPKPYLLFVGNQKKNKNLVGLIGAFRQVMHRIPHHLVLVGKRDGFLNFDTEIDFSDVQLHGRVLFVGQVSEQELRMYYRGADALIFPSLYEGFGFPLVEAMLHGCPIACSNASSLPEVAGDAALYFNPVEISDMAKAIYAVVTDIGLRAILIQNGYARVRRFTNDSGAVATALAMNNLVGQHLG
- a CDS encoding glycosyltransferase family 1 protein; the protein is MKSVVIVTGSFPPDICGVGDYTNALVDALKEQLTTVRVFYRENWSWRMLLQYAHQIREMNAEIINVQYPTRGYGASIVPHILGLFTGRAKKVVTLHEFSQASIKGKAAMLLFFLFADWIIFTTDYERELACRVAPWVRRKSSTVNIASNIPMQGATKRDIDVVYFGHICRTKGLEEFGNVIEQLRDRRDLLRVQVIGQIMPGSEEYATGIIERFKALGIEVVLDRPADEVSTLLARARVALLPFPDGMSLRRGSALAAMGNGALLLTTWSFTEAALLEGKCLMARTASDLYRVLVDALDNYSSYDRVRISGQDLARSFSWERVLSAYIQTINSL
- a CDS encoding O-antigen ligase family protein; the encoded protein is MEITPIGWILISFGAVFSIFYPEGLYALTIFFIPFSATSILNIGSGDTGAGIQPYMFLGFLLLLRECGVIVWRSKIRLEKSIQTPTLLYLLFLLVSGVSLLMPIWIDGSVEVPSRGTLDATLEPLVFDAGRVRIFFGLIYTFFLTIFIAKRNLSPSEFTKTARIYLTSGVFVSLWGLLQLILYLVHIPYPYMLFNNSASPNALGYEAVVDTLDIRRVSSVALEPSSLATTLIGMIPFLVMSTFAKAYIFGKYLDRVVAALLIIVLILTTSSTGYLGFLSLCFLFPFSWPGLRKARTRLLFLGVALVVLMAAAYAAVPQVRDILAWTVLDKAGSYSALERWAIIYIDLGYFLQYPMLGVGWGSTPTHDTIIGLLASCGLLGFGSFVGLIGFTARRLVNQVNSAAVVSRKVAVMAGIMFLSLCATMMAYLVSGLPGGGTFTLILGLSIAAIGLREKSARPSNYLPGIANGGPE
- a CDS encoding glycosyltransferase family 2 protein, which encodes MKGKIGVVTVTYNSAPVLREFFESLGNQTHRNFVLYLVDNNSRDETLMMVRQREDLPSVVIANQENLGVAEGNNQGIRAAISDGCECVLLLNNDTIFQSNFIERLYSALDRHQCDMTTSKMYHHDSPKRIWCAGGRFLPFRGYNISHNGEGETDVGQFNTPRRVTYTPTCCLMAKATVFHRVGLMDSRYFVYSDDVDFLYRCLKNSVSLWYVPEAKLWHKVSYLTGNMSDFMVHYSTRNRIYFVRKHLPFFLALLWYWQAQLQSTVAFAVRHIKFSRWNLRVTAARDGWKMLAR
- a CDS encoding NAD-dependent epimerase/dehydratase family protein, which produces MNILITGGAGFIGSHLTRYLLTQGHKITILDNFLQQVHGDRRSLADDIATDVRLVRGDVADESAVASALQGAEAIVHLAAETGTGQSMYEIGRYARANLVGTSQLFEEITKNSKLHIEKIIVASSRAIYGEGAYRCVTDGIVYPQSRSSVDKQAGYFDPLCPICHETCAAIATPEDAPLQPSSFYGLTKLTQEQIVLLFGQVRGISSIALRYQNVYGPGQSLQNPYTGILAIFSNLARLGQPIRIFEDGKESRDFVYIDDVVAATATALLAPVTGCHSLNIGSDGHISVLEVANRVSAYFGSRSTVQVTGAFREGDVRHGFGQVARAHELLGYRPTWEFGQGIERFLSWAERAPVSAEGYEDSLEEMRNRGLLRG